Genomic DNA from Psychrilyobacter piezotolerans:
GGAATCTGATTATGATGAGTTTGAAAGATATGTTTAAAAAAAATAAAGAAATATTAATATATTCACCCCTTAAAGGTGAGGTCTTGGATCTAAATGAAGTGCCGGACAATGTTTTTACAAGTAATATCATAGGAGACGGGTGTGCCATAATTCCCGAGCCCGGGGAGATCTGTGCTCCTATATCTTCCAAGGTAGAGATATTTAAAACTAATCACCTTTTAATATTTGAACCTAAAAAAGGTGTCTATATCGTTATCCATTTCGGTGTGGGGACATCTCTTTTAGGAGGAAAAGGATTTGAAAGGATTGTAGAACTTTCTCCTAAAAAGATGGTGGAAGCAGGAGATAAATTAGTAAGCTATGATTTAGATTATCTGAAGGAAAATGCAAAGTCTATAATCACTCCTATAATTGTAAGTGACGATAATGTAGATTATATAGAACTATTGGTGGATCCGGGGGAAAAGGTAGATGCAGGAACTCCTCTTATGAGGGTAATCCTTAAATAAAGTTCAAAAAAAAAGAGTGAATATTCACTCTTTTTTTTGTATCTAAGAACTCATAAATTAATTATAAAAATTTTAAGTTTATAAAAATTTAAATTACTCCTAATTGGATGGAACGTCACGTTCCTAGAATAAGCTCTTCTGATCTGTGTCGCTTAATCCTTCAATTGCACCTAGGGTTTTTAATTTCTCAATGATTGTAGCAGAAGCCTTTGTTCTCCTCTTGAGGTCTTCATAGGATGAAAAAGTTCTTCCAGTACGTTCATTGAGCATATTTTCAACCACTGCTGCTCCTAATCCATTTACAGCAATAAGGGGCAGCCTTATCTTGTCACCTTCGATCTTAAATTTAAAACCATCGGACTCATATACGTCCACTCCTAAAAATTCTACTTTACGGGCATTCATCTCCAGGATGATCTCAGATAGTGCCATCTGCCCCTTCTGTCTTACATCCATTCGGGGTTCATTGTTTAATTCCTTAATCTTACTCTTTATCCCGCCTAAAGTCAGCATAAAGTCGGAATCAAAATCATCTGCTTTCCTGGTCAGGTATGCAGTGTAGAAAGCCTGGGGATAATGAACTTTGAAATATGCTATCCTCATTGCCATCATAACATAAGCCACCGCATGTCCCTTAGGGAACATATACTTTATCCTCTTACACGATTCAATATACCAGGCAGGAACTTTTCTGCCCTTCATAATATTTGAATATTCCTCCCAGGTATCAGGCTCCTTGCTGGGTCTTCCCTTTCTGACAAATTCCATGATCTTAAAGGCCAGGCCTTTTTCGATTCCTGAATCGATAAGATAGTTCATAATATCGTCTCTTACTGAGATTACTTCAGATAAGGTAGCTTCTTTTTTTCTGACAAATTCCTGGGCATTGTTCAGCCAGACATCTGTTCCGTGGGAGAGCCCTGAGATACGACAGAGTTCTGCAAAGGTTGTTGGCTTGGTATCTACCAGCATCTGTCTTACAAACCCGGTACCGAACTCCGGTACTCCATAAGTTCCAACTACCGAGCCAATTTCATCAGGTGTGACTCCCAATGATTCCGTTGAAGAAAATAATTTCAATGTGTCTGGATCTGCCAGAGGAACATCATAGATATTTACCCCAGTAAGATCCTGTAATAATTTGATGGTAGTAGGGTCATCATGCCCCAATATATCCAGTTTTACCAGCTGTTCGTCCATTACGTGATAATCATAGTGGGTGGTTATGGAAGTGGAATTTTGGTCATTTGCAGGCCGCTGTACAGGGGTAAAATCATAGATGGATTTTCCCTCTGGAACGATGATCATTCCGCCGGGATGCTGTCCTGTGGTTTTTTTAACCCCTTCGCATTTTTTGGCCAGCCTTTCCATCTCGG
This window encodes:
- a CDS encoding PTS sugar transporter subunit IIA, whose protein sequence is MMSLKDMFKKNKEILIYSPLKGEVLDLNEVPDNVFTSNIIGDGCAIIPEPGEICAPISSKVEIFKTNHLLIFEPKKGVYIVIHFGVGTSLLGGKGFERIVELSPKKMVEAGDKLVSYDLDYLKENAKSIITPIIVSDDNVDYIELLVDPGEKVDAGTPLMRVILK